A single Cannabis sativa cultivar Pink pepper isolate KNU-18-1 chromosome 7, ASM2916894v1, whole genome shotgun sequence DNA region contains:
- the LOC115698090 gene encoding monolignol oxidoreductase AtBBE-like 13 has product MAFWMKSSMGILLIILLLLQSQSSMGASSTTLDNFKQCVSLNSDLSVLPLSTVFFTPKDSSFTSILQSSAQNLRYLVPSAPKPEFIFTPLHDSHVQATVLCSKQLGLHLRIRSGGHDYEGLSYVSENETPFIVVDLSNLRAVNVDIQDNTAWIQAGATIGEVYYRISQKSKVHGFPAGLCTSLGIGGHITGGAYGTLMRKYGLGVDNVVDAKIVDVHGKILDRETMGENLFWAIRGGGGASFGIILWWKIKLVPVPEKVSVFTVAKTLEQGGTKLLYRWQQVVDKLDENLFIRAIIQTAPASAGDKSKKTIATAYQGMFLGGADKLISVMEQSFPELGLTRKDCTEMSWIESVLYIASFPSGTPPEVLLQGKSTFKNYFKAKSDFVKDPIPETGLEGLWKRMTEEESPLTIWTPYGGKMSKVSESETPFPHRNGTVFMIQWLSLWQDEETDSVKHFDWIRNVYSYMAPYVSKFPRQAYVNYRDLDLGMNKKDETNFIESGGFGNKYFKDNFDKLVLVKTMVDPDNFFRHEQSIPPLPNSSSKKMGYCPSA; this is encoded by the coding sequence ATGGCGTTTTGGATGAAATCATCCATGGGAATACTACTaatcattcttcttcttcttcagtcCCAATCTTCAATGGGAGCTTCATCTACAACTCTGGATAACTTCAAACAATGCGTCTCACTAAACTCAGACCTTTCAGTTCTTCCACTCTCCACAGTCTTCTTCACCCCAAAAGACTCATCCTTCACCTCAATACTCCAATCCTCAGCACAAAACCTTCGTTACTTAGTCCCTTCAGCCCCAAAACCAGAGTTCATATTCACACCCTTGCACGATTCCCACGTCCAAGCCACCGTCCTCTGCTCCAAACAACTCGGTCTCCATCTTAGAATAAGAAGCGGAGGCCACGACTACGAGGGTCTCTCCTACGTTTCAGAGAACGAAACCCCTTTCATCGTCGTCGACCTTTCAAATCTCCGAGCCGTAAATGTAGACATCCAAGATAACACGGCTTGGATTCAAGCCGGCGCAACTATTGGCGAAGTTTACTACAGAATTTCCCAGAAGAGTAAAGTTCACGGCTTCCCGGCTGGCCTTTGCACCAGCTTAGGCATCGGCGGCCATATAACCGGCGGCGCCTACGGGACACTGATGAGAAAATACGGCTTGGGAGTTGATAATGTGGTCGATGCTAAAATCGTCGATGTTCATGGAAAAATTCTCGATAGAGAAACAATGGGAGAGAATTTGTTTTGGGCTATTAGAGGTGGCGGCGGAGCCAGCTTCGGAATCATTCTTTGGTGGAAGATTAAGCTTGTTCCGGTGCCGGAAAAAGTTTCGGTTTTTACAGTTGCTAAGACATTGGAACAAGGAGGAACTAAGTTACTTTATAGGTGGCAACAAGTTGTGGACAAGCTTGATGAGAATCTCTTCATTAGAGCCATTATACAAACGGCCCCCGCCTCCGCCGGCGATAAGAGTAAAAAAACTATAGCCACCGCTTACCAAGGCATGTTTCTCGGCGGCGCAGATAAACTGATCAGTGTCATGGAACAGAGCTTTCCTGAATTGGGTCTGACCAGAAAAGACTGTACGGAGATGAGTTGGATCGAGTCTGTTCTCTACATCGCGAGTTTCCCGAGTGGAACGCCACCGGAAGTTCTTCTCCAAGGAAAGTCAACTTTCAAGAACTATTTCAAAGCCAAATCTGACTTTGTGAAAGACCCAATTCCTGAAACTGGGCTGGAAGGTTTGTGGAAGAGGATGACAGAGGAGGAATCTCCATTAACGATTTGGACTCCTTACGGTGGAAAGATGAGTAAGGTTTCGGAATCTGAAACGCCATTTCCTCATCGAAACGGTACCGTTTTTATGATTCAGTGGCTTTCGTTGTGGCAAGATGAAGAGACAGATTCGGTTAAGCATTTTGATTGGATTAGGAATGTTTATAGCTACATGGCTCCGTACGTGTCAAAGTTTCCAAGACAGGCTTATGTGAACTATAGAGATCTTGATCTTGGGATGAACAAGAAGGATGAGACCAACTTTATTGAGTCTGGTGGTTTTGGTAATAAGTATTTCAAGGATAATTTTGATAAGTTGGTACTTGTTAAAACCATGGTTGATCCTGATAATTTCTTCAGACATGAACAGAGTATTCCACCACTTCCAAACTCTTCTTCTAAAAAAATGGGTTATTGCCCTTCAGCTTGA